The following proteins are co-located in the Pomacea canaliculata isolate SZHN2017 linkage group LG8, ASM307304v1, whole genome shotgun sequence genome:
- the LOC112570379 gene encoding uncharacterized protein LOC112570379, whose protein sequence is MTSTWATFTCSLVFLVVTGGVCSIEVVDASGEEAVSHRDDMTPSQPSAASLQSSENLSRAELFKSGTIPRFCLQHLQSTPVPVGSQPRPPESSPVATPLGEANSRQTISTEDVYELVDETEYLHPTHSGWVPVKKPRDTGVGCQQYTLLQRRASRSDGVDGVSEVKDRRTENHAYTHLHQPGDFHNDLQHDSKSAPDVVRLIRRRMNCKSLEPLHAGSAGCTGDTSDSSSSVDTPTSAGYSLQKPVMEVYPRATADITVMAPAADTAYMIPQLTQLSWLPCS, encoded by the exons ATGACATCCACCTGGGCAACATTTACCTGCAGCTTGGTGTTCCTGGTTGTGACTGGTGGCGTCTGCAGCATTGAAG TTGTTGATGCATCAGGCGAGGAGGCAGTCAGCCACCGTGACGACATGACGCCCTCGCAACCGTCGGCTGCCTCGCTACAGTCCTCAGAGAATC TGTCCAGAGCAGAGCTGTTCAAGTCTGGGACG ATCCCACGGTTCTGCTTGCAACACCTACAGTCTACCCCGGTCCCTGTTGGGTCGCAGCCCCGACCACCGGAGTCGTCGCCCGTGGCAACACCTCTTGGTGAGGCAAACTCACGGCAAACCATCTCGACAGAAGATGTGTACGAACTTGTGGATGAGACTGAGTATTTGCATCCCACTCACAGTGGGTGGGTTCCAGTCAAGAAACCAAGGGACACAGGTGTGGGATGCCAACAGTACACCTTGCTGCAGCGACGAGCGAGCAGGTCCGATGGTGTAGAcggagtgagtgaagtgaaagacagaaggacagaaaaCCATGCCTACACTCATCTGCACCAGCCAGGCGACTTTCACAACGATTTGCAACacg ACAGCAAGTCCGCCCCTGATGTAGTTCGACTGATACGTCGCAGAATGAACTGCAAGAGTTTGGAGCCGCTGCATGCTGGGAGTGCAGGCTGTACAGGCGACACATCGGACAGCAGCTCCAGCGTGGACACACCCACCAGTGCAGGCTACAGCCTCCAGAAGCCGGTCATGGAGGTATACCCCAGAGCTACAGCGGATATAACTGTCATGGCTCCCGCAGCTGACACAGCTTACATGATCCCGCAGCTGACACAGCTGTCATGGCTCCCATGCAGCTGA